From Toxorhynchites rutilus septentrionalis strain SRP chromosome 2, ASM2978413v1, whole genome shotgun sequence, a single genomic window includes:
- the LOC129768071 gene encoding UPF0488 protein CG14286 — protein sequence MPPPKAKLHKNTGKLKSIPKIPRNSPAPAAVPASNTTVSSQSSASEYDGQFELELYWCIQQLENSLNAPHIKDNKKKVEDTMKSINILKSATQPLIKKRQIMRTTFGDYRAKMAEEAQTMALNPDSVGFDAPKKKAKYHFVKKAALLTSDKDFRFNFENIQLDDQKSNTSEANPDVIEPKQTNQEYVFGAKKPSDSQFKFNFSIED from the exons ATGCCACCTCCAAAGGCTAAACTGCATAAAAACACCGGGAAGCTTAAAAGTATACCGAAAATTCCTAGAAACTCACCAGCGCCAGCAGCCGTTCCAGCTTCAAACACGACTGTATCCTCTCAGTCAAGTGCATCTGAATATGATGGTCAGTTCGAACTGGAACTATACTGGTGCATCCAGCAGCTTGAGAATTCCCTCAATGCCCCTCATATAAAGGATAACAAAAAGAAAG TTGAAGACACTATGAAGTCAATCAACATTCTCAAATCAGCGACCCAACCCCTCATTAAGAAGCGCCAAATCATGCGGACCACATTCGGTGACTATCGTGCAAAAATGGCAGAGGAGGCGCAAACCATGGCACTGAATCCGGATAGTGTTGGATTTGATGCCCCGAAAAAAAAGGCGAAATACCATTTTGTAAAGAAGGCAGCTTTACTGACGAGTGACAAGGATTTCCggttcaattttgaaaatatacagCTAGATGACCAGAAAAGCAATACATCAGAAGCAAATCCAGACGTGATTGAGCCCAAGCAAACTAATCAGGAATATGTGTTCGGAGCGAAGAAACCATCAGATAGTCAATTTaagtttaatttttcaatagaaGATTAG
- the LOC129768072 gene encoding 28 kDa heat- and acid-stable phosphoprotein-like, whose translation MPRGKYVNHKGRNRHFTNPEELEAERKNEEQKKKWRDTHGESSEEEEEDEEAGSPKGSDDSEDSEEEDEKGAKSVIEVQNPNRVSTKAFMKAADVDENQTAQLSRKEREQVEKQKAHAAYAKRHAEGKTAQAKADLARLAIIKQHRAEAAARREAEKKAKETKK comes from the exons ATGCCGAGAG GAAAATATGTTAACCACAAAGGACGCAATCGTCACTTTACTAACCCAGAGGAGCTTGAAGCTGAGCGCAAAAATGAGGAACAGAAGAAAAA GTGGCGGGACACGCACGGAGAGTCTtccgaagaagaagaagaagacgaagaagcaGGTAGTCCAAAAGGAAGTGACGATTCTGAAGATTCGGAAGAAGAGGACGAGAAAGGAGCCAAATCAGTTATTGAAGTTCAAAATCCGAACCGAGTTTCGACAAAAGCTTTCATGAAGGCTGCTGACGTTGATGAAAACCAAACGGCTCAGCTATCCCGTAAAGAACGAGAACAAGTTGAGAAGCAGAAAGCGCATGCAGCTTATGCTAAACGGCACGCAGAGGGTAAAACTGCACAAGCCAAGGCTGACCTAGCGAGATTGGCCATCATCAAACAGCATCGAGCTGAAGCGGCGGCCCGTCGTGAGGCAGAGAAAAAAG CGAAAGAGACGAAAAAATGA